In a single window of the Littorina saxatilis isolate snail1 linkage group LG3, US_GU_Lsax_2.0, whole genome shotgun sequence genome:
- the LOC138962358 gene encoding uncharacterized protein, whose protein sequence is MSITKHRPPNLAQQHHKPSFSGSLPGLPDSAFQRSLEDDESLPLPDHFPEPVAADIDLVTRRNATVTRSESTTSRTSVTLEPGQTLVYSSPKKVVKKNDGGDVCNGVNGDSGSGSGSSRGGDANEFVRKITDKYAAPGSLRRNGSISSYSRSVTVKETLPSSPPPSITISPAVVTQCFPFPPINGGLSTSDIASTATTPTTNGVGPYTSMNGGHSTGAIDSSEGSHSNSGTLVRNSVTRHSCSSRNSGVNNFSGVSLIGPSRKTNTEGRLSSSSDALSPRYSSSLHSNSASELFNDNVLMRNGSSRRGVSPLLVSAFSNGSSELSDAFSSPAPTVEGSVRSVRSVRSSGGSVVSGPITGGSGTLRRTYESVSGISVSSLGDGVSAQDIHQVEMFYRSHKAEVIVCHSLANFYIGAAAANDTTPSSAASTPKPIPKNPKDKKGKGEKGGGKDQGKDKPKAAVEKEPPLPVGDQSSIPASGCESWEFVTTGIPLLVLDTGEHHRTRSLSIVVAEKGTGFELWRDVVSHLTSYACPHANFHTLRLSSDTKKLGGFSFDDSKAAGEFANSMQKILADPDDELLMLSKKGKKKKKRMESIRKKLRYKPPKKSDISQPCCFEHVTKLEQPKITGIAMPLPPNSFPPAPSGSVSSLCDLMHDSLSLPLSRARSASSGLSDGTSTMASSDH, encoded by the coding sequence ATGAGCATCACAAAGCACCGCCCACCTAACCTGGCGCAACAGCATCACAAGCCCTCATTCTCTGGCTCTCTGCCGGGCCTTCCAGACTCGGCTTTCCAGCGAAGTCTTGAGGATGACGAATCGTTGCCCCTACCCGACCACTTCCCCGAACCCGTCGCCGCTGACATTGACCTCGTGACGCGGAGGAATGCCACTGTCACACGTAGCGAGTCCACGACATCCAGGACTTCTGTGACCTTGGAGCCAGGCCAGACCCTGGTGTACTCCTCCCCAAAGAAAGTGGTTAAGAAAAACGATGGTGGTGACGTGTGTAACGGCGTCAATGGTGACAGTGGGAGTGGGAGTGGTAGTAGTAGGGGTGGCGATGCGAATGAATTTGTCCGGAAAATCACTGACAAGTACGCCGCTCCAGGTTCGCTGCGCAGGAACGGTTCCATATCCTCCTACAGCCGCTCAGTGACTGTCAAGGAGACGCTCCCTTCCTCCCCTCCACCCTCCATCACCATCTCCCCTGCTGTCGTTACCCAGTGCTTCCCTTTTCCTCCCATCAACGGGGGGTTATCCACGTCAGACATCGCCTCCACTGCCACCACCCCTACCACCAACGGTGTTGGTCCCTACACTTCTATGAACGGCGGCCACTCTACGGGAGCCATCGACTCATCGGAGGGTTCACACAGTAACAGCGGCACCTTGGTTCGGAACTCCGTCACCAGGCACAGCTGTAGCAGTAGGAACAGCGGGGTGAACAACTTCTCCGGCGTGAGTCTTATCGGACCGTCAAGGAAGACGAACACTGAAGGCCGACTGAGCAGCAGCAGCGACGCCCTCAGCCCTCGCTACAGCTCGTCCTTGCACAGCAACAGCGCGAGCGAACTGTTCAACGACAACGTACTGATGAGGAACGGCAGTAGTCGTCGGGGGGTCTCGCCCCTCTTGGTGTCGGCCTTTTCCAACGGTTCTTCGGAGCTGTCCGACGCTTTCTCTAGCCCGGCCCCGACAGTAGAAGGCAGTGTCCGGAGTGTTCGGAGCGTCCGAAGCAGCGGTGGGTCCGTGGTAAGTGGACCGATAACAGGAGGATCGGGGACTCTGCGCAGGACGTATGAGAGTGTCAGCGGTATCTCCGTCAGCAGCCTGGGTGACGGCGTCTCGGCGCAGGACATCCATCAGGTGGAGATGTTCTACAGGTCGCACAAGGCCGAGGTCATTGTATGCCACTCCCTCGCAAACTTCTACATCGGTGCCGCGGCTGCAAACGACACCACTCCCTCTTCGGCTGCCTCAACGCCTAAACCAATCCCAAAGAACCCCAAGGACAAGAaggggaagggagagaaaggAGGGGGGAAGGACCAAGGCAAAGACAAGCCCAAGGCTGCAGTAGAGAAGGAGCCACCACTACCAGTAGGTGACCAGTCCTCGATCCCAGCCAGCGGCTGCGAGTCCTGGGAGTTCGTGACCACGGGTATTCCCCTGTTAGTGCTGGACACTGGGGAGCACCACCGGACACGCTCACTGTCCATCGTGGTGGCGGAGAAAGGCACAGGGTTCGAGCTGTGGCGGGACGTGGTCAGCCACCTCACCAGCTACGCCTGCCCCCACGCCAACTTCCACACTCTCCGCCTCTCGTCCGACACCAAGAAGCTGGGCGGCTTCAGCTTCGACGACAGCAAGGCCGCTGGGGAGTTCGCCAACTCCATGCAGAAGATCTTGGCCGACCCCGACGACGAGCTGTTGATGCTGAGCAAAAagggcaagaagaagaagaagcggaTGGAGAGCATCAGAAAGAAGCTGAGATACAAGCCGCCCAAGAAGTCGGACATCTCCCAACCTTGCTGCTTCGAGCATGTCACGAAGCTCGAGCAGCCGAAAATTACTGGGATCGCCATGCCCCTCCCTCCCAACAGTTTCCCCCCGGCCCCCAGCGGCTCTGTGTCCAGTCTGTGTGACCTCATGCATGACAGTCTGTCTCTGCCCTTGTCTCGGGCCCGCAGTGCAAGCTCTGGTCTTTCTGACGGCACTTCCACCATGGCTTCCTCTGACCACTGA